Part of the Clostridium sporogenes genome, TCCAATATATAAACTTATCTGCGATTCTATTATTAAATTGAATCCCTATATTATTTTCTATTTCTTCTAAAGCTTTTGATGTGTTAATGCTATTTTGATAAAGCCTATTATTACAAGTCATTACCTCAAAAGAATCACATATGCTAATTAAACGTATATAATCTGGTTTTGCTATATTAAATTTAGGATAGCCTCCTTTATTGTCTTCATATATGTGATGCAATAGCGCGGCTTGTGATATGTATTCATCCATATTATGTTGTTTTAGAAATTCATATCCTAGAATTGGATGCTGCTGCATTTTAGAAAATTCCATGTTTGTTAATTTCCCTGGTTTATTTAGTATAACAGGATCTATAAAAATCTTACCGGTATCATGTAACAATGCTGATAAAAAAATATTACCTTTATTATCTAGATCATAATAGACACAATAATCATATGTAAGCTTTGCTACATTAATACTGTGATTATAAGTATTTATATCTTTTTCTTTTATTGTTTGTAGTATCTTTAGTGTTTTACATATTTCAATATTATTATTGAATTGATTTGTTATATTTGGACTAATCATCTCTTATGTTCCCCCTTTAATTTATAAGTTATAGCTTTTTATATATACAATAAGTAAAAAAATTAAACAAAAGTGTTTTTATAATTTAATTTTTTGCATATGTAAAAATTGAAGGGAGATGAGAGGAAAATATGGTTATAAAAAATATTATATTATTTATATTGACTAATATTTATTTGATTATCTTATATAAGGCATCTATTAGAGATATAAAAGAAAGAATTGTATTAAATAGGACCTGTTTAATAGAGTATATTTTAGCTTTCTTAATAGCAATATTATTAAAAATACCAATAAAGTATATATTGATTAATTCAATATGGTTATTTGCTATTATGTATATCTTGCAATTAGTATATGGATTAATGACTGATGAAATAGGAATAGGGGGAGGAGATATTAAATTAGCTCCTGCTGTTACTTTGTTTATATATCCTTATGGTTATATAGGCATTTTAATAGGTCTTTTATTATCGGTTTTAGATCCTTATATATTTAAACGTAAAAATAAAGAATGTCCTTTTGTTATATATTATTTTTTATCTTGTATTATAGCCATTATAGCAAGGATATTTCACGTAATATAAATAATAATTTTACCTCCTAGAGTTATAAAAGCCAAAACTTTTAAAATGGATAAATAATTATATAAAGAATGTCATTGGAGGTATAAATTATGATTATTAAAAACCAAAAATCAAAGTCAAAGACGAAAAAATTCTTTAAAAAATATGCTAATAAAAGAGTAAGACAATATCCTTATCAATATACTATTCAAGGTAATAATTATAAAAAATTATTATATTGTCACTTATGATACTAGAGAAAGGACGATTTTATGTATTCAGTATTATTAATGATAATATTTTCACTTTATATAATCTATACATTGTTGCAATATTTAGAGAACTACAAATGTAAAAAGCAAAAACAACTGGAGAGCATATATCAAAAAAGGAATGCTATAATCCCTATTGTGATAACTATTGCTGAATCAACAATATATGATAATAAAGTAATTCAAAGTGAACTTAATCATTTAAAAGATAATTTAAATGATTTAAGAATTAATGATAATGATCTAATGGTAGTTAATTATAATATAAGCACAAGCTTGGATAAATTTATAATATGTTCAAGCAATACCCCAGAGTTAAAAGAAAATATAGAATTTATGAAATTGGTATTAGAAATTGGAGAGGCCGAAGCTGACATAAAGAGATTGAAATAATACAGATGGATTTTACTCATCTGTATTATTGAATTATTTCTATTGAAGTGCAGGATAAAATAGCTATATCTGCAAAATCAATATTATATTTATCTGCTAAATATAGCTTTAATTTGTCTGTTGCATTTTCTGCAGTAGTACTTTTAGAGTATCC contains:
- a CDS encoding prepilin peptidase; translated protein: MVIKNIILFILTNIYLIILYKASIRDIKERIVLNRTCLIEYILAFLIAILLKIPIKYILINSIWLFAIMYILQLVYGLMTDEIGIGGGDIKLAPAVTLFIYPYGYIGILIGLLLSVLDPYIFKRKNKECPFVIYYFLSCIIAIIARIFHVI
- a CDS encoding HD-GYP domain-containing protein, which translates into the protein MISPNITNQFNNNIEICKTLKILQTIKEKDINTYNHSINVAKLTYDYCVYYDLDNKGNIFLSALLHDTGKIFIDPVILNKPGKLTNMEFSKMQQHPILGYEFLKQHNMDEYISQAALLHHIYEDNKGGYPKFNIAKPDYIRLISICDSFEVMTCNNRLYQNSINTSKALEEIENNIGIQFNNRIADKFIYWIKDTQ
- a CDS encoding LemA family protein; translated protein: MYSVLLMIIFSLYIIYTLLQYLENYKCKKQKQLESIYQKRNAIIPIVITIAESTIYDNKVIQSELNHLKDNLNDLRINDNDLMVVNYNISTSLDKFIICSSNTPELKENIEFMKLVLEIGEAEADIKRLK